The following nucleotide sequence is from Alteromonas sp. V450.
TAAAGCAGGAATAACGAAACATAAGGTTTTACCACTGCCTGTTTGCGCTTGTCCCACAATATCGCGCCCTTCAAGGGCACTTGGCAGCGACTGCGCTTGGATAGGGGATAATTGATATATACCCTGTGTATCCAGCGCCTTTACAATGGCTGGGTTTATATTTAGGTGTTTTATTGTTTCAACCGTCATTCTTTTTTCCAAAGGTGTACAACGCCATTGTTGGTATGATGCACTATGCTATAGTCTCGAGCTACCATTTTACTCCAAGCCGCTAACTTTGATCTATAGGACTCACTTTTTCGAACTTTAGCTGCAGCTAGTTTTAGTCTTTCAAAAACAAGTATGCTCGTCTGTTTTTTACTCAGCGCTAAATAGGCAGTAGACACACCTGAAGTTACACTTTCGGTTATTCCATTACAGTTCAGTGAAGCAAGTTTACAGCCGAAATCTAACCCGGCTTTAGATCCAAACGCCAAATCTACGTCACCTTTATATAGCGCCTCAACAAGTTCATCCCACGTTTCAAATGAGCGTATTTTCAGGTTATATTTAATTGCAATTTCGTTGCGATAATCCTCTTGTATAGTGCCAATTGTATAAGTTTTCGGGAGCGCGTCGAGTGAAGGAAACACCGGCGTATTAATGCCATACAAGCCATGATAGTTACGAGATACAGGTGTAACCCAGTGAAAAACTGCATCCCTTTCTTGTGTTTTTACGATTGAGAAAACCAACACATTGGATTTCGTCATGGCTTCTTTCGCTATTCGCTTCCATGGCGCTGATAAGATGGCAGCAGACATCCCCATGTCGTTGAGCACCCCTTTGACCAGTTCCACAGCAATGCCCTTTAACCTACCGCGCTCATCTAGCTGTGAAAACAAAGGAACTACATCTGCAATCACCCACAAATTCGATGCATCTGAGACCATATCACCATGTAAACTGAGGACGCCGTATTGAAGCGTTGCATCGGGCATATGCGGTCTCACAAGAGATATTGTCTCGTTGGCTAATTGGTAAAACGCGCTCGATACTTTGTAATCACTGATTAACTCCACCAGATGCTGTTCAATAGCAGAGGCCGCCGCGTTTTTTTCTAAGGCAATGTACGCAACACCAAGCGATGCTTTGTCATCGAAATTTGGCGTACAAGGGAGTGTGAATTTCAAACAGTCGAAGGAAAACACCGGTGTAAGCCAGAAATATTCCTCTGTATTTGCCTCGGTCTTAACGATATTAAGAATAACACTTAGCTCGCCGTCATGGCCCGCTGAAGTTTGCAAATTGTAGCCGGCGTCCTTCGCTATATGCGCAATTAAGCTTTTAGCGTAAGACGTCAGTACATCAAGTTTTCGCTCCGCAATAATAGGTGAAGCATCATGTGAAAAGCTGTAAGCCAGTGTTTTAGTCGTTGCGTGTGAAGCAAAGCTCCACAGCGCAACGATTAAAAATAGCGCACAGATAATTATTCTTGAAACGCGCTTTGTAATTTCCATTTCAGCGTTTGCCCCGCGTAAAACGGCACCATATCAGTCCCGTCAGCAAGCGTGACTTGTTCTGGTACGGTCCATTGTTCTTTTACAAGCGTGGTTTTCGTGGTGTTTCTAGGTAAGCCGTAAAAATCCGCGCCATAATGGCTTGCGAATCCTTCAAGTTTATCTAGTGCACCTAATTGTTCAAAAACTTCGGCATACAATTCTATCGCTGACCACGCGCTATAGCAGCCTGCACAACCACATGCATTTTCTTTTTTATGTTTGGCATGAGGTGCAGAGTCTGTGCCTAAGAAAAACTTTTTATTTCCACTTGCTACCATCTCACGAAGTGCTTGCTGATGGATATTACGCTTTAGTACAGGTAGGCAATAGTTGTGAGGACGCACTCCCCCCACAAGCAAGTCATTTCGATTCAACAATAGGTGTTGCGGCGTAATTGTCGCCCCAACATAGTCACTTGCTTGCGCAACAAACGTTGCAGCATCTTCGGTTGTAATATGCTCGAAAACAATTTTCAGCTTAGGGAAAGCGCTCACGATAGGGCCTAAATGTGTATCGATGAACACTTTCTCTCGGTCAAATATATCAATATGGCTTTGTGTCACTTCGCCATGAATTAGCAGCAAAAGCCCTTGTTCTTGCATAGCCTGAAAAACGGGGTAAAGCGCCTCAATATTTTTTGCAGCCGCGTCTGAATTTGTGGTTGCTCCAGCAGGGTATAGCTTGCATGCAGTAACGCCTGCGACCTTGGCATCTTCGATATCTTGAGGCGTTGTTTGGTTTGTAAGGTACAGCGTCATCAATGGCTCAAATGAACTACCATGTGGTCTAGCGTCTTCAATTCTGCGCTTGTATGCCATTGCAAGTTCTGCATTAACAACCGGCGGAACCAAATTCGGCATGACGATAGCCCGCTGAAAACAACGTGCAGTGGCAGGAACAGTTTCTGCGAGCATTTCGTTGTCTCTGAAATGAAGATGCCAGTCGTCTGGAGTGGTTATAGTGAGCGTTTGCATGCCTAATGCCTCGTTTTACATATTTTATCAGGTGTGACTTGAGCGCCCAATAATAGCACAGTTAATGCCTTGTGTGCGTTACCCAAATAAGCTTGTCTGTATCATAGCCCGCCGCTTGTGCCTTATTGAGAAGGCGCGTTTTTATCTGTGGCGATAGTTCAGGGCTGCGCGCTAGTAGCCACAAATATTCTTTGTCAGGGCCGGTTATTAACGCATATTGATAATCATCCTTGTCTAAATCCATGATTACGTAGCTCGCATAAAAAGGGCCAAAGAATGATACT
It contains:
- the pyrC gene encoding dihydroorotase, yielding MQTLTITTPDDWHLHFRDNEMLAETVPATARCFQRAIVMPNLVPPVVNAELAMAYKRRIEDARPHGSSFEPLMTLYLTNQTTPQDIEDAKVAGVTACKLYPAGATTNSDAAAKNIEALYPVFQAMQEQGLLLLIHGEVTQSHIDIFDREKVFIDTHLGPIVSAFPKLKIVFEHITTEDAATFVAQASDYVGATITPQHLLLNRNDLLVGGVRPHNYCLPVLKRNIHQQALREMVASGNKKFFLGTDSAPHAKHKKENACGCAGCYSAWSAIELYAEVFEQLGALDKLEGFASHYGADFYGLPRNTTKTTLVKEQWTVPEQVTLADGTDMVPFYAGQTLKWKLQSAFQE
- a CDS encoding ABC transporter substrate-binding protein, yielding MEITKRVSRIIICALFLIVALWSFASHATTKTLAYSFSHDASPIIAERKLDVLTSYAKSLIAHIAKDAGYNLQTSAGHDGELSVILNIVKTEANTEEYFWLTPVFSFDCLKFTLPCTPNFDDKASLGVAYIALEKNAAASAIEQHLVELISDYKVSSAFYQLANETISLVRPHMPDATLQYGVLSLHGDMVSDASNLWVIADVVPLFSQLDERGRLKGIAVELVKGVLNDMGMSAAILSAPWKRIAKEAMTKSNVLVFSIVKTQERDAVFHWVTPVSRNYHGLYGINTPVFPSLDALPKTYTIGTIQEDYRNEIAIKYNLKIRSFETWDELVEALYKGDVDLAFGSKAGLDFGCKLASLNCNGITESVTSGVSTAYLALSKKQTSILVFERLKLAAAKVRKSESYRSKLAAWSKMVARDYSIVHHTNNGVVHLWKKE